GTGGTGACCAGTACGTAGGCAGGCACGGTGCGGAAGGCCTCACGGGTGATCGGTTCCGCGACCGCACGTATGTTTGCCGGACGCTGGATGATGCCGAGGACGCCAGCGGTGAGCTCGTCGACGTCGGCGGCGAACGCCTCGCGGAAGCCTTCCGGACTGATGTGCACTTCAGGTCCGCTCGGCGTCTCGACTGTCACCAGGGGCAGCGGGGTCGAAGATTGTGCGGCCAGCTGGCCGACGGTCTCCCCCGCGGCGGGGATGAAGGCCGCGACGTAGACGAGGGCCCGTATGTCGAAGGCACTCGTATCGATATTCGTGATGATGGCGCCGCCGTACGAATGGCCGACAAGCACCACGGGACCGTCGATCGCCGCCAGGTAGCTGGCAACGTAGGCCGTGTCGTGTTCCACGCCCCGCAGCGGGTTCGCAATGGCCCGGACCGGGAATCCTGCAAACCGGAGCCCGCTGATCACCGGCTCCCAGCTGGAGGAATCGGCCCATGCACCGTGCACCAGCACGATGGTCGGCAAGTCGGAGGTTGGCACGGTTTCGAAATCGGTGGTGGTCCCCACTAGGGGTGAATTGTTCAACATGTGGGTTGTCCTTTCGTTGGAGGTGAAGCCCGGCGGTCCGTGAGCGGCCCGTCGGGCCGGTGGTAGAATGACTAGTCACTCTACTTCGAAGGACTGTAATCTGGATTACAGAGGCACGCAAGAGCAATGGGAAGGAAATTTATGGCGGAGGCTGTGAAGGTATCGATGAGGGAACGCCTCGTCGAAGCCGCGACTGAGCTGTTCTACGCCGAGGGGCTGCGGGCGGTCAGCGTCGACAAGGTAATTGACCGCGCCGGCACGACGAAAGTGACCTTCTACCGGCATTTCAAAAGCAAGGACGACCTGGTGGTGGCCCACCTGGAACGCCGGGCAAAAATTGAGCGTGAGGGAATCGGCGCTGCAATGGAACACGCCGGCGGTGACACCGACAAAACCTTGCAGCTTATCGCGGGCCAATTAGGCACCATGTCCTGTGAGCCCGGATTCCGCGGGTGCCCCTTCATCAACGCCGCGGCCGAATACCCGGACTCCGCCAGCGCGGTCCGTAAAACCATCAGGGACCACCGCGAATGGTGTAAGGCTGCGTTCGCTGAAATCGCCAGTCCCCTGGCTCCCGCCGACCCGAAGGCGGTGGCCGAGGATCTGATGCTTCTTCGCGACGGGGCAATGGTCGCCGGCTACCTGGACGACGACGGCGACGCACTTGCCGCATCCTTCCTGCGCAGCTGCCGCGCCGTCATCAAGGCCGGCTAGCCGCGGGTAATTCCGGAAGGGGTCCCGCACGGGCGGCCCGGCGTCGGTGCGCCTCGAGGCTGCCGGCTTCGAGGCGGCTTATTGCCCCGCTTCATTTGCCGGAAGTGTCGCCGTGTCGATAACGAAGCGGTACCGCACATCGGACGCAAGCACCCGCCCGTAGGCATCGTTGATGGCGTCGGCGGCTATGAGTTCGATCTCGGGCGCGATGCCGTGCTCGGCGCAGAAGTCCAGCATGTCCTGGGTCTCCCGGATACTGCCAATGCCCGTGCCGGCGAATGAGCGCCGGTTGCTGCACAGCGTGTACACCTCTATCGGCAGGACCTCCGTCGGCGCACCGATGTTCACCATGGTTCCGTCGAGGGCGAGCAGCAAGAGGTAGGCATTCAGGTCGATCTTCGCACTCACCGTGTTGATGATGAGATCAAAAGTGTTGGCGAGCGTATCGAATGTGGCCGGGTCGCTCGTGGCGTAGTAGTGCTCAGCACCGAACCGCAGACCATCCTCCTGCTTGCTAAGCGAGTGCGAGAAAACGGTGACTTCCGCGCCCATGGCATGCGCCATCTTTACCGCCATGTGGCCGAGTCCGCCCATCCCAATGACGGCCACCTTCTTGCCTGGGCCGGCATTCCAGTGCGCAAGTGGTGAATAGGTCGTAATGCCGGCGCACAAGAGGGGCGCGGCCGCTGCGTAAGGGATGCTCTGCGGAACACTCAGCACGAAGTCCTCCACCACTACAACGTGCGTCGAGTATCCGCCCTGGGTGATCGTCCCGTCGCGGTCCACCGCACCGTAGGTAGCGGTGCTGCCGTTAAGGCAGTACTGCTCGGCACCTGCGCGGCAATTGGCGCACTCACGGCAGGAATTGACGAGGCACCCCACGCCAACGCGGTCGCCCACTTGGTGCAGTGTGACGTCTGCGCCGATTTCACTGACGACCCCTACGATCTCGTGGCCCACTGTCAGCGGATACTGCACCGGTCCCCAGTCACCCCGGACAGTGTGTATGTCTGAATGGCAGATGCCCACATAGGCGATCTCGATGAGCACGTCTTTTGCGCCAACACTGCGACGCTCAATCGTGGTTGCGACAAGCGGTTCGGTGGCAGATGTCGCAGCGTAGGCACTAACGGTCCG
This window of the Arthrobacter sp. zg-Y919 genome carries:
- a CDS encoding alpha/beta hydrolase, which gives rise to MLNNSPLVGTTTDFETVPTSDLPTIVLVHGAWADSSSWEPVISGLRFAGFPVRAIANPLRGVEHDTAYVASYLAAIDGPVVLVGHSYGGAIITNIDTSAFDIRALVYVAAFIPAAGETVGQLAAQSSTPLPLVTVETPSGPEVHISPEGFREAFAADVDELTAGVLGIIQRPANIRAVAEPITREAFRTVPAYVLVTTADRAIDPDVQRMMAGRTNAAVIEVEASHAVMVSLPSTVTGLIVQAATPVHVR
- a CDS encoding TetR/AcrR family transcriptional regulator, producing MAEAVKVSMRERLVEAATELFYAEGLRAVSVDKVIDRAGTTKVTFYRHFKSKDDLVVAHLERRAKIEREGIGAAMEHAGGDTDKTLQLIAGQLGTMSCEPGFRGCPFINAAAEYPDSASAVRKTIRDHREWCKAAFAEIASPLAPADPKAVAEDLMLLRDGAMVAGYLDDDGDALAASFLRSCRAVIKAG
- a CDS encoding NAD(P)-dependent alcohol dehydrogenase — its product is MVLPFEVEARQTRTVSAYAATSATEPLVATTIERRSVGAKDVLIEIAYVGICHSDIHTVRGDWGPVQYPLTVGHEIVGVVSEIGADVTLHQVGDRVGVGCLVNSCRECANCRAGAEQYCLNGSTATYGAVDRDGTITQGGYSTHVVVVEDFVLSVPQSIPYAAAAPLLCAGITTYSPLAHWNAGPGKKVAVIGMGGLGHMAVKMAHAMGAEVTVFSHSLSKQEDGLRFGAEHYYATSDPATFDTLANTFDLIINTVSAKIDLNAYLLLLALDGTMVNIGAPTEVLPIEVYTLCSNRRSFAGTGIGSIRETQDMLDFCAEHGIAPEIELIAADAINDAYGRVLASDVRYRFVIDTATLPANEAGQ